From the Exiguobacterium aurantiacum genome, one window contains:
- a CDS encoding DUF1871 family protein, giving the protein MRAEDLLLAWDPLGYGLGSYGPEFDDIALALIHLDSIDRLDEVIRQILTDAFGDCPSESETRAMAARLLASSESCQL; this is encoded by the coding sequence ATGAGAGCAGAAGACTTATTATTAGCATGGGACCCACTCGGTTACGGGCTTGGGTCGTATGGACCAGAGTTTGACGATATCGCCTTGGCGCTCATTCACCTCGATTCGATTGATCGGTTGGATGAAGTGATTCGACAGATCTTGACAGACGCGTTCGGCGACTGTCCGAGTGAATCGGAAACACGAGCCATGGCGGCACGATTACTCGCGTCTTCAGAATCTTGTCAACTATAA
- a CDS encoding NifU N-terminal domain-containing protein, whose translation MLRIDPTPNPNAMKITLPENVFGAKSQSVKAGEETDQPLLAKLVTIEGVESVFAYGDFVTVSKENGVSWEAILPHVETAYRG comes from the coding sequence ATGTTACGTATCGATCCAACACCGAATCCAAATGCAATGAAAATCACACTTCCAGAGAACGTTTTCGGCGCGAAAAGCCAAAGCGTGAAAGCTGGCGAAGAGACGGACCAACCGCTCCTCGCGAAACTCGTTACAATCGAAGGTGTCGAGAGCGTATTCGCCTACGGCGATTTCGTCACGGTATCAAAAGAGAACGGCGTCAGCTGGGAAGCCATCTTGCCGCACGTCGAAACTGCTTACCGCGGATGA
- a CDS encoding glycosyltransferase family 2 protein, producing MNPLVSIVVPVHSREAELTELLESLVVQTFESFEVLVINNDGPPKQHLLAPFLNRLSIRYIELGENHHVKARNRGVQEASGDYILLLDDDDLLMPTHIEQALEDIRSADLVFTDAELFRFKWEDGRRRVTDWEAFAYDLDMERLRQDSTFIPSGTLYRKQLHDDIGPFDEAVYNYWDWDFILRVSEAGTIRHPARATVLYAFNGTDNLSAKQDETRRRYFDRFCHKHGLANMEMKNFHIVQAERRDYVRQTERTFTGLFPGRTEGE from the coding sequence ATGAACCCGCTCGTTTCCATCGTCGTCCCGGTCCATTCCCGGGAGGCTGAACTGACGGAACTGCTCGAGAGTCTTGTCGTCCAGACGTTCGAATCGTTCGAAGTACTTGTGATCAATAATGACGGGCCGCCAAAACAGCATCTTTTGGCGCCTTTTTTGAATCGATTATCGATTCGCTATATCGAGCTCGGCGAGAACCATCACGTCAAAGCTCGAAATCGTGGCGTGCAGGAAGCGAGCGGCGACTATATCCTGTTGCTCGACGATGATGACTTGCTCATGCCAACCCATATCGAGCAAGCGCTCGAGGACATCCGTTCGGCCGACCTCGTCTTCACGGATGCGGAACTGTTCCGTTTCAAGTGGGAGGACGGACGCCGGCGCGTCACCGACTGGGAGGCGTTCGCCTACGACCTCGATATGGAGCGGCTCCGCCAAGACTCGACGTTCATCCCGTCCGGTACGTTGTATCGCAAACAGCTCCACGATGACATCGGACCGTTCGATGAAGCGGTCTACAACTATTGGGACTGGGATTTCATTTTACGTGTCAGTGAAGCTGGGACGATTCGGCACCCGGCCCGTGCAACGGTGCTGTATGCGTTCAACGGCACCGACAACTTGTCGGCCAAACAAGACGAGACACGCCGTCGTTACTTTGATCGGTTCTGTCACAAGCACGGTTTGGCCAATATGGAAATGAAAAACTTCCATATCGTCCAAGCCGAACGACGGGACTATGTGAGACAGACAGAGAGAACGTTCACAGGGTTGTTCCCCGGTAGAACGGAAGGAGAATAA
- a CDS encoding Lrp/AsnC family transcriptional regulator, producing MYTSKELELLELLEEKGYLETKLLANLLATDEATVEAMLEKFKADGILLGFRAMVNWQKINRHDVTAFIDVKVTPKRGRGFDEVAERIYRFPEVTALYLMSGAYDLQVVIRANSLQDVASFVSDKLSPLDSVVSTTTHFKLKTYKHDGILFTPQVEDKRLNITP from the coding sequence ATGTATACATCGAAAGAACTAGAACTGCTCGAGTTGCTCGAAGAGAAAGGCTACCTCGAGACGAAACTGTTGGCGAACTTGCTGGCGACCGATGAGGCGACCGTCGAAGCGATGCTCGAGAAGTTCAAGGCGGACGGCATCTTGCTCGGCTTCCGGGCAATGGTCAACTGGCAAAAAATCAATCGCCACGATGTCACGGCGTTCATCGACGTCAAAGTCACTCCGAAACGGGGTCGTGGCTTCGATGAGGTCGCCGAGCGGATTTATCGCTTCCCGGAAGTGACGGCGCTCTACTTGATGTCAGGGGCCTACGACCTGCAAGTCGTCATTCGGGCGAACTCACTTCAAGACGTCGCCTCGTTCGTATCTGATAAGTTGTCCCCGCTCGATTCGGTCGTCTCGACGACGACGCACTTCAAATTGAAGACGTATAAGCACGACGGTATTTTATTCACCCCACAAGTCGAAGACAAACGGTTGAACATCACGCCATGA
- a CDS encoding aminotransferase, whose protein sequence is MKSLSQQVVSMKPSGIRRFFDLAQTMENVVSLGVGEPDFITPWNVREASYAALEQGYTAYSANAGLLELRQEIAGYMADRFGATYDPATELIVTTGASQALDIAFRALLNPGDEVIVVEPAFVSYGPLIELAGGTVVPVACRPENGFRLDREDVEAAITERTKAILLCFPSNPTGATMTGEELTEIAELATKHDLWVVSDEIYAELSYDEPFTSFATLHDMRERTIVVNGFSKAFAMTGWRLGFTCAPEVVTREMLKVHQYGMMCAPTLVQFGGLEALRSRDQHVPKMVKSYRQRRNYFIQALNDAGLPTHVPGGAFYAFPSIRHTGLTSEEFAERLLLEERVAVVPGNAFGASGEGFVRASYATSIEQLQEAIRRIDRFMKQFEVTTTVTDSQR, encoded by the coding sequence ATGAAGTCGCTGTCCCAACAAGTCGTCTCGATGAAGCCGTCCGGCATCCGCCGATTCTTCGATTTGGCGCAAACGATGGAAAACGTCGTCTCTCTCGGGGTGGGAGAGCCGGATTTCATCACGCCGTGGAACGTTCGCGAAGCGAGTTATGCAGCGCTCGAACAAGGTTACACGGCCTATAGCGCCAACGCCGGGCTCCTCGAGTTACGTCAAGAGATCGCCGGTTATATGGCGGACCGGTTCGGTGCCACCTATGACCCGGCGACGGAACTAATCGTCACGACGGGAGCGTCGCAGGCGCTCGATATCGCGTTCCGGGCACTCCTCAACCCAGGAGACGAGGTCATCGTCGTCGAACCGGCTTTCGTCTCGTACGGGCCGCTCATCGAGCTCGCCGGTGGGACGGTCGTCCCGGTCGCCTGTCGTCCGGAGAACGGGTTCCGTTTGGACCGGGAAGACGTCGAAGCGGCCATCACCGAACGGACGAAAGCGATACTCCTCTGTTTCCCGTCGAACCCGACCGGCGCGACGATGACAGGCGAAGAACTCACTGAGATCGCGGAACTCGCGACGAAACATGACCTTTGGGTCGTCAGCGATGAGATTTACGCCGAACTGTCTTATGATGAGCCGTTCACGAGCTTCGCGACGCTCCACGACATGCGTGAGCGCACGATCGTCGTCAACGGGTTCTCCAAGGCGTTCGCGATGACAGGCTGGCGGCTCGGCTTCACGTGCGCACCGGAAGTCGTGACGCGGGAGATGCTCAAAGTTCATCAGTACGGTATGATGTGCGCCCCGACGCTCGTCCAGTTCGGCGGGCTCGAGGCGCTCCGCAGCCGCGACCAGCACGTACCGAAGATGGTGAAGAGCTATCGGCAACGCCGCAATTACTTCATCCAAGCGCTCAACGACGCCGGGTTGCCGACGCACGTGCCGGGTGGCGCGTTCTACGCCTTCCCATCAATCCGTCATACCGGATTGACGAGCGAAGAGTTTGCCGAGCGTCTCTTGCTCGAGGAACGGGTCGCGGTCGTACCGGGCAACGCGTTCGGCGCGAGCGGTGAAGGATTCGTCCGAGCCAGTTACGCGACGTCGATCGAACAGTTGCAAGAAGCGATTCGTCGCATCGATCGGTTCATGAAACAGTTCGAAGTGACGACGACAGTGACAGACTCTCAGCGATGA
- a CDS encoding lysine N(6)-hydroxylase/L-ornithine N(5)-oxygenase family protein — MDFIAIGCGPYNLGLMALSESTELTGVCFEERDDFIWHEGMLLEAATMQTHYLYDLVTLADPTSRYSYLNYLKQVGRLQTFIVQESPTIPRTEFNRYLQSVAASLDTIKFSHRVTDVRPAADGFLVTVETPDGETVLSSRHVVIGTGAEPLVPDAFQDVVHTSSYRMERERLLETDRIVIIGSGQSAAEVYLDLLTRSDKMRQRIDWVTRSDVFESLESGKLGEEIFSLPYVDYFNQLPYAEREQLGKAFERFRNGVNPETLRAIYGFLYHRTADGSDQATNLYTQIEIEHIAHEIVYTVEGTQQYTGQSFTGEYDAVVAATGYRPRIPTWVERFDIEWEADQQWRVNNRYQIATKTTLAGSLFTHTNLEHSHGPAATNLGMAVYRNAIMLNEMMGETVFDVAAQQPFTSF; from the coding sequence GTGGATTTTATAGCGATCGGATGTGGCCCGTACAATCTCGGATTGATGGCGCTCAGCGAATCGACCGAATTGACCGGTGTTTGTTTTGAAGAGCGGGACGATTTCATTTGGCATGAAGGGATGTTGCTCGAAGCGGCGACGATGCAGACGCATTACTTATATGACCTTGTGACGCTCGCGGATCCGACGAGCCGCTACAGCTATTTGAACTACTTGAAGCAGGTTGGCCGGCTGCAGACGTTCATCGTCCAGGAGAGCCCGACAATTCCCCGGACGGAGTTCAACCGGTATTTACAATCGGTCGCCGCCTCGCTCGACACGATCAAGTTCTCACACCGGGTCACCGATGTCCGTCCGGCGGCGGATGGGTTTCTCGTCACGGTCGAGACACCGGATGGGGAAACGGTGCTGTCGTCACGTCACGTCGTCATTGGTACGGGAGCAGAACCGCTTGTCCCGGACGCCTTCCAAGATGTCGTCCATACGAGTTCGTATCGGATGGAGCGGGAGCGCTTGCTTGAAACCGATCGCATCGTCATCATCGGTAGCGGTCAAAGCGCGGCTGAAGTGTATCTCGACTTATTGACCCGGTCCGATAAAATGCGCCAACGCATCGATTGGGTGACGCGCTCGGATGTGTTCGAATCACTAGAGAGCGGTAAGCTCGGCGAGGAAATTTTCAGCTTGCCGTATGTCGACTATTTCAATCAATTGCCCTATGCGGAGCGGGAGCAGCTCGGGAAAGCGTTCGAGCGGTTCCGGAACGGGGTCAATCCTGAGACGCTTCGGGCGATTTATGGATTTTTGTATCATCGGACGGCGGACGGAAGTGATCAAGCGACGAACCTGTACACTCAGATTGAAATCGAGCACATCGCACACGAAATCGTTTATACTGTCGAAGGGACGCAACAATATACGGGGCAATCGTTTACGGGTGAATATGATGCGGTCGTGGCGGCGACCGGATATCGACCGCGCATCCCGACATGGGTCGAACGGTTCGACATTGAATGGGAGGCGGACCAGCAGTGGCGTGTCAACAATCGCTATCAGATTGCGACGAAGACGACATTGGCGGGAAGTTTATTTACCCATACGAATTTAGAACATTCGCACGGTCCAGCAGCGACGAATTTGGGGATGGCAGTGTATCGAAACGCAATCATGTTGAATGAAATGATGGGGGAAACGGTGTTTGATGTGGCCGCGCAGCAACCGTTTACAAGTTTTTGA
- the yugI gene encoding S1 domain-containing post-transcriptional regulator GSP13 encodes MAKYEKDQVLKGKVTGIQPFGAFVALDDETQGLVHISEISHDYVKDVNEYVQVGQEVEVKILDVDEASKKIKLSMKATQEAPKREKSAKPARRGAPRRNEASNFKQEEAPGFTVLKDKLEDWIKNTNFKK; translated from the coding sequence ATGGCAAAATACGAAAAAGATCAAGTTTTAAAAGGTAAAGTAACAGGAATCCAACCTTTCGGTGCGTTCGTCGCACTCGACGACGAGACTCAAGGTCTTGTCCACATCTCTGAAATCTCACACGACTACGTGAAAGACGTGAACGAGTACGTTCAAGTCGGTCAAGAAGTTGAAGTGAAAATTCTTGATGTTGATGAAGCATCTAAGAAAATCAAGCTTTCAATGAAAGCGACACAAGAAGCTCCAAAACGCGAGAAGTCGGCTAAGCCAGCTCGTCGTGGCGCACCACGCCGCAACGAAGCTTCAAACTTCAAGCAAGAAGAAGCACCAGGCTTCACTGTCCTCAAGGACAAGCTCGAAGACTGGATCAAAAACACGAACTTCAAAAAGTAA
- a CDS encoding Gfo/Idh/MocA family protein: protein MKIGIIGTGGIAKTAHIPQYIAAGADVVAVMNRTRERGEAVAKQFGIERVYDTVEEMLAEETLDAVSICTPNALHKQQVIAALEAGCHVLCEKPPAISAYEANEMLEAAKKAERTLHYGFHYRHRSDTQLLKRMIDAGELGHVYAATALALRRRGIPGWGVFTDKELQGGGALLDIGVHMLDLALYLMDYPKPVDVVGHVGQYLGTRPGVGLMGDWDADGFSVEDTARAMVTFDNGASLILDASFMANIEAADTMRVELRGTEGGASLFPLVIHTEEHGALFDKSPAHLALEDPYARQIQTFLEACRQEPSYRQAEQAVTLHTIIDRIYAQG from the coding sequence ATGAAAATCGGAATCATCGGTACGGGCGGGATTGCCAAGACCGCCCACATCCCGCAATACATCGCAGCAGGCGCAGACGTCGTCGCCGTTATGAATCGGACACGCGAACGCGGGGAGGCGGTGGCGAAGCAGTTCGGAATCGAACGGGTGTACGACACGGTCGAGGAGATGCTCGCCGAAGAGACACTCGATGCGGTCAGCATCTGTACACCGAACGCCTTACATAAACAACAAGTCATTGCCGCACTCGAGGCCGGCTGTCACGTCCTCTGCGAGAAACCGCCGGCCATCTCGGCTTACGAGGCGAACGAGATGTTAGAAGCGGCTAAGAAAGCCGAGCGAACACTGCATTATGGATTCCACTACCGGCATCGGTCCGACACACAACTATTGAAACGGATGATCGATGCCGGCGAACTCGGTCACGTCTATGCGGCGACCGCGCTCGCTCTCCGCCGTCGCGGCATACCGGGGTGGGGCGTGTTCACGGATAAGGAACTGCAAGGCGGCGGCGCTTTGCTCGACATCGGGGTACACATGCTCGACTTGGCGCTCTATTTGATGGACTATCCGAAACCGGTCGACGTGGTCGGTCACGTCGGTCAATATCTTGGAACACGGCCTGGTGTCGGTCTGATGGGCGACTGGGACGCGGACGGGTTCTCGGTCGAAGACACGGCCCGGGCGATGGTCACGTTCGACAACGGGGCCTCCTTGATCTTAGATGCGAGTTTCATGGCCAACATCGAGGCGGCGGACACGATGCGGGTCGAATTGCGAGGAACGGAGGGCGGGGCGTCGCTGTTCCCACTCGTCATCCATACAGAAGAACACGGCGCGTTGTTCGATAAATCACCGGCCCATCTCGCGCTCGAAGACCCGTATGCGAGACAGATTCAAACGTTCCTCGAGGCGTGCCGTCAGGAGCCGTCGTACCGGCAAGCCGAACAGGCGGTGACGCTCCATACGATCATCGACCGTATCTACGCTCAGGGCTGA
- a CDS encoding iron-containing alcohol dehydrogenase — MHNFEYKNPTKLIFGTHQIEKLAGELKALDAKKVMLVYGGGSIKKNGTYDEVVAELNNASIDFVDFSGVEPNPRIETVRRAVKQAREENIDALLAVGGGSVIDCTKLISAAIPYDGDAWDIVLRDHIPTEAIPFGTVLTLAATGSEMNSGSVITNWETQEKYGWGHPLVYPTFSILDPRYTVSVPKDQTIYGIVDMMSHCFEQYFHPNHAPVQERMTEGVLKAVVESAPKLVNDLENVDLRAIILFSGTIALNGVLQMGASGDWASHNIEHAVSAVHDIPHAGGLAILFPRWMEHVLDEDNAARFARLGTEVFNVEPAGNDLETAKQTIAAVRAFFDELGAPSSLRDYDIDESTFDAILDSAMKRGAFGRFRTLEREDVAAILELSK, encoded by the coding sequence ATGCACAACTTTGAATACAAGAACCCGACGAAACTCATTTTCGGGACGCATCAGATTGAAAAACTCGCAGGCGAGTTGAAGGCGCTTGACGCCAAGAAAGTGATGCTCGTCTATGGAGGCGGGAGCATCAAGAAAAATGGGACGTATGATGAAGTCGTGGCGGAACTGAACAACGCCTCGATCGACTTCGTCGACTTCTCAGGTGTCGAGCCGAACCCGCGCATCGAGACGGTCCGTCGCGCAGTCAAACAAGCACGCGAAGAGAACATCGACGCGTTGCTCGCGGTCGGCGGCGGCTCGGTCATCGACTGCACGAAATTGATCTCGGCTGCCATCCCGTATGATGGCGACGCATGGGACATCGTGCTCCGCGACCACATTCCGACAGAAGCGATCCCGTTCGGTACGGTGCTCACGCTCGCGGCCACCGGTTCTGAGATGAACTCGGGCTCGGTCATCACGAACTGGGAGACACAAGAGAAGTACGGTTGGGGCCACCCGCTCGTCTATCCGACGTTCTCGATCCTCGACCCGCGTTACACGGTATCGGTACCGAAAGACCAAACGATCTACGGCATCGTCGACATGATGAGCCATTGCTTCGAGCAGTATTTCCACCCGAACCATGCACCGGTCCAAGAGCGCATGACCGAAGGCGTCTTGAAAGCGGTCGTTGAGTCGGCACCGAAACTCGTCAATGACTTGGAGAATGTCGACTTGCGCGCCATCATCTTGTTCTCAGGTACGATCGCCTTGAACGGTGTGCTCCAAATGGGCGCTTCGGGAGACTGGGCGTCACACAATATCGAGCATGCGGTCTCGGCCGTCCATGACATCCCGCACGCAGGCGGACTCGCCATTCTGTTCCCGCGCTGGATGGAACATGTACTCGACGAAGACAATGCAGCACGTTTCGCCCGCCTAGGCACAGAAGTATTCAACGTTGAACCGGCCGGTAACGACCTCGAGACGGCAAAACAGACGATTGCAGCCGTCCGTGCGTTCTTCGATGAACTCGGTGCACCGAGCTCGCTCCGTGACTATGACATCGATGAGTCGACGTTCGACGCCATCCTTGATTCGGCGATGAAACGTGGTGCGTTCGGTCGCTTCCGTACGCTCGAACGTGAAGACGTGGCGGCAATTCTTGAACTGAGTAAATAA
- a CDS encoding glucose-6-phosphate isomerase: MSTVRFDYSNALSFVGEHEVDQLQETVKAMHSVIHDRSGAGSDFLGWVDLPTNYDTDEFARIKAAAERIRENSDVLVVVGIGGSYLGARAAIEMLQHSFFNVLSKEERNAPQVFFAGHNISSTYLTELLQVLEGKDVSVNVISKSGTTTEPAIAFRVLKQFMEDKYGQDGARERIYATTDRARGALKTLADAEGYETFVIPDDVGGRFSVLTPVGLLPIAAAGIDIDALMEGARDAQNAYSSPELSENEAYQYAVVRNALYAKGKSIELLVNYEPALHYVSEWWKQLYGESEGKDNKGIFPAAVDFSTDLHSMGQYIQEGRRDLFETVIRVTNVRHAMNVPEDAQDLDGLNFLAGETIQFVNDKAAEGTLLAHTDGEVPNLVVELPEMTPYHLGYLFYFFEKACAMSGYILGVNPFNQPGVEAYKANMFALLGKPGYEEQKAELEKRLNQ; this comes from the coding sequence ATGTCAACAGTACGTTTCGATTATTCAAACGCCCTGTCTTTCGTCGGGGAACATGAAGTCGATCAATTGCAAGAAACCGTGAAAGCAATGCATTCGGTCATCCATGACCGTAGCGGGGCAGGTAGCGATTTTCTTGGGTGGGTCGACCTCCCAACAAATTACGATACGGATGAGTTTGCCCGCATCAAAGCGGCCGCGGAACGAATCCGTGAGAACTCGGACGTCCTCGTCGTCGTCGGGATCGGTGGATCATACCTCGGCGCACGCGCGGCCATCGAGATGCTCCAACATTCATTCTTCAACGTATTGTCTAAAGAAGAGCGTAACGCGCCACAAGTCTTCTTCGCCGGTCACAACATCTCGTCAACTTATTTGACGGAGTTGCTCCAGGTGCTCGAAGGCAAAGACGTCTCAGTCAACGTCATCTCGAAATCGGGAACGACGACAGAACCGGCGATCGCGTTCCGTGTCCTCAAACAGTTCATGGAAGACAAGTACGGTCAAGATGGCGCTCGTGAGCGCATTTATGCGACGACAGACCGTGCCCGTGGCGCCTTGAAGACGCTCGCGGATGCGGAAGGCTACGAAACGTTCGTTATCCCGGATGACGTCGGCGGCCGCTTCTCGGTCCTCACACCGGTCGGACTCCTTCCAATCGCGGCGGCAGGGATCGATATCGACGCCCTCATGGAAGGTGCACGCGACGCACAAAACGCGTACTCGTCACCAGAACTCTCTGAGAACGAGGCGTACCAATATGCGGTCGTCCGTAACGCCTTGTATGCGAAAGGCAAGTCGATCGAGTTGCTCGTCAACTACGAACCGGCCCTTCACTACGTATCAGAGTGGTGGAAACAGCTTTACGGCGAGTCAGAAGGAAAAGACAACAAAGGGATTTTCCCGGCGGCAGTCGACTTCTCGACCGATCTCCACTCGATGGGGCAATACATCCAGGAAGGTCGTCGTGACTTGTTCGAGACGGTCATCCGTGTCACGAACGTCCGTCACGCGATGAACGTGCCAGAAGATGCGCAAGACCTCGACGGCTTGAACTTCCTCGCCGGCGAAACGATTCAATTCGTGAACGACAAGGCAGCTGAAGGAACACTCCTCGCCCACACGGACGGAGAAGTTCCGAACCTCGTCGTCGAATTGCCGGAGATGACGCCGTACCACCTCGGTTACTTGTTCTACTTCTTCGAGAAGGCGTGCGCGATGAGCGGATACATTCTCGGAGTGAACCCGTTCAACCAACCAGGTGTGGAGGCGTATAAAGCGAACATGTTCGCGTTGCTTGGAAAACCAGGTTACGAAGAGCAAAAAGCTGAGCTTGAAAAGCGTTTGAACCAGTAA
- the ytkD gene encoding RNA deprotection pyrophosphohydrolase has translation MLTFTDYYHNKVELSFAHYPFSDTPLHVWVVARYENQWVLTKHKQRGLEFPGGKVEPGEHEDDAAIREVYEETGGVVKTLHYLGQYRVLGRGDTVIKNIYFAEIERFDDHPAVDETDGAVLMKELPTNLLRNNRYSFMMKDRVLPETMKVLHEKRLV, from the coding sequence ATGTTGACATTCACGGACTACTATCACAATAAAGTCGAGTTGAGCTTCGCGCACTATCCATTTTCGGATACGCCGCTCCACGTCTGGGTCGTCGCCCGATATGAGAATCAATGGGTGCTGACGAAGCATAAACAACGCGGGCTCGAGTTCCCGGGTGGAAAAGTCGAGCCTGGCGAACACGAGGATGACGCCGCGATTCGGGAAGTATATGAAGAGACGGGTGGTGTCGTGAAGACGCTGCATTATCTCGGCCAGTATCGCGTGCTCGGACGCGGGGACACGGTCATCAAAAATATTTATTTTGCTGAGATTGAACGCTTTGACGATCATCCGGCGGTCGACGAGACCGATGGCGCTGTCCTGATGAAGGAACTGCCGACAAATCTGCTCCGGAACAACCGGTACAGTTTCATGATGAAGGACCGGGTGCTACCGGAAACGATGAAGGTGCTCCATGAAAAACGATTGGTTTGA
- a CDS encoding alpha/beta hydrolase family protein, giving the protein MKNDWFDRLEVLPPYAGYAVHRGWYATRDGEDVVAYTITPKRPNGHVLFYLRGGTGRIGDVRLPRLMQFAAKGFHVVAPVYRGNHGGSGKEDFGGADLEDVLSLYDRVSRTDQLIHALGFSRGGMMALSLAAERPLTSVTSWAGVTNLEWTYEEQRSMRKMLRRMTGGDPEAAREAYVERSPLYKDWEAPTLLIHGTDDEQVRLRHATAVAERMGERAELWVVPFAHQLPFWEKWKTTDEAMDWMLSVAQKND; this is encoded by the coding sequence ATGAAAAACGATTGGTTTGACCGGCTCGAGGTCCTTCCGCCGTACGCCGGCTATGCGGTCCACCGCGGCTGGTACGCAACGCGTGACGGTGAGGACGTCGTCGCCTATACAATTACACCGAAGCGGCCGAACGGGCACGTCCTGTTTTATTTGCGCGGTGGGACCGGACGCATCGGGGACGTGCGCTTGCCCCGGTTGATGCAGTTCGCGGCCAAAGGTTTTCATGTCGTGGCTCCCGTCTATCGGGGGAATCACGGGGGAAGCGGGAAAGAGGACTTCGGCGGGGCGGACTTAGAAGACGTCTTGTCCCTCTATGATCGCGTCAGTCGAACGGATCAGTTGATCCATGCGCTCGGATTCTCGCGCGGGGGCATGATGGCGTTGTCGCTCGCTGCGGAGCGGCCGCTCACGTCCGTGACGTCATGGGCGGGTGTCACCAATCTCGAGTGGACGTATGAAGAACAGCGCTCGATGCGGAAGATGTTGCGCCGCATGACCGGGGGTGACCCGGAAGCGGCGCGGGAGGCTTACGTGGAGCGCTCACCCCTTTACAAGGACTGGGAAGCCCCGACGTTATTGATTCACGGGACCGATGATGAGCAAGTGCGGCTCCGTCATGCAACGGCCGTGGCCGAACGGATGGGGGAGCGGGCCGAACTTTGGGTCGTCCCGTTCGCCCATCAACTCCCGTTCTGGGAAAAATGGAAGACGACCGATGAGGCGATGGACTGGATGTTGTCCGTCGCACAAAAAAATGACTAG